Genomic segment of Bdellovibrio bacteriovorus:
GGCACCATAGTGCTTCACAATGTACTTATTCATCAACGCAATCGAAGTCTCTTTGTCCGTTGGGCAGATGTTGTTAAACCCCGCTGGAAAGATATTCGCATCAACGTTAGACACTTTGTATCCAGAATCGCGGATGTCGTAACTTGAATAAATAGGATATGAAAGATTCGCCGTCTTTGAAGAAAACCAAGCGCAAATTTCATTCATGTTGGCGAGAGTTTGTTTATGTAGCGTGAGTTTCGCCATGGAATTTCTCCTTCGATCTTTTCCTACAGATTAGGATCTTCTTCAGGAACAACTTTGGGAGGAAGAGGTATAGGCGACTTCTGTTCCTCTGGCAAGAGAGAGTCGGGTTTGACTCGCCCTGCTCGTTTGATGCTGTTCAATCGTTGTGATTCTTCAGTGAGCGACATCGTTTCGCCACTGCCGTATAAAACATTATCTAATTTCTTTCTAACTTCAGCTAGATAGCCGAAAAAGTTTTTCTCGTACGTCGTTTCTTTCTGGCCAAGAATAGGCTTATAAAGCTCCGCTTGATCCATCAAGTCTAAAAGATCCCCACCCAAGCGACTTTGTACGTCACGATTTTTTGAGGACTCTACTAATGTAAATAAATCGCGATACACGTTTTGAAGCTCTTCTTGCGCACGCAGCGACCAAGTTTCATCGTTTTGCTTCATAGCCTTAAATAAATACACCTGAATCCATCTTTGACCTTGTGCGAACTCCGAAAAGTTTTCTTCAGAAATCTGGTTTGTCGAGACAAGGCCCATCTGGAAATAAGTTTTCGCCAACCATCCTGGTTGAAGTTGCGGACGCTGTTCTTGAAGTACCTTCGCAATTCCCTTATCGGCCTGTCCAAGATAATCCACGGTCTCTTGTTCACGTCCCTGACGACCATAGATCGCTGCCAAGCGCGCGGGAATTTCAGCTTCGGCCACTTCCAAAGGTAAATGCTCGCTGAGCTTTCTTGCATCCAGCAGCGCCGCGATTGTTTTTTCATCATCGCCCAAGGCTTCGTAGGTGAAAGACATTTTGTACAAAGCTAAAGCAGCTATTTGTGGCTGACTTTGAATTGTGCGCAAGTAAACGTCGCGGTAAAGAGAAGCCGCTTGTTGATATTCTTCCATGCCGTCCAATGCTTCTGCTTCACCCAAGCGTGCCGCTTGATAAAAAGAAGATTGTTGGTGACGACCATAGAAGTCCTTAAAAAGAATCTGCGCCTCTTTGAATCTTCCTTTTTCAAGAACTCTTTCCGCATTTTTAAGTTCGGCTTCTTCAGCCGCTCTTTTGGCAAGGATGACGGCTTGTTCGTCTTCGGTGGCAGAGCGTTTACCTAAAATAGTTGCACACCCCGCAAGCATGAACGGTAAAAGGATCAAATATTTTTTCATGCTCTCTTTTCCCCTTCGACGATCAACGCACTTAATTCTTCAAGTCCTTTTAAGTCAGAAATATCTTTTACCAAATCAGGAATACGAAAGACCCGCGCGTCTTTCTTTATGCTGGATTCAAACTTTGAATAAAGGACTTCCTTCTGATTGTAGTAGCTTCGCATTTGTGAGTACAAGCGAAGGAGTTCTTCATGCCCGTTTTGATCTTTCTGTGCCGAACGGAGGTCTAGCCAATAAGGAAAAACACGATTCAAAACCACCGTCGTCAGATGATAGCCGCCTTTTTTGATCTCTTTAGAGAAGTACTCCGCTTCTTTTAGTTTCGCTTGGTCAAACGCCGTCACCAGACAAAAATGAGTTGTCGGCGAAACGAGCATACGATGCACATCGACCGTTCTTTTTAAAAGCTGACTTTGCCATTGTTCGATATTGAGGAAGAAATCTCCAAGTTCACGAATAAAGTTAGAACCCGTCAGTGTTTCAAGAATTTTTAGAACTTGGCGTGTTCCTGTCTGTAAAAGCTGTCCAAAGAAGCCGGACTTTTTTCCCTCAGGATCACGGAACCATTTCGCGACACCTTCGTTGAACAAAGCGGACAACTTTTGCGGCGCTTGCAGGAAATCAATCGCATGTTTCGTCGGTGGCGTATCCAAAATAATCAAATCAAATTGTTTTGATTCATAGACGGAATAAAGTTTTTCAAGGGCCGTGAATTCTTGAGAGCCGCTGAGGTTTGTTGAAAGCTGTTGGTAAAGACGATTCTGATAAATTTTCTGAACGGCTTCACTTTTCTTAGCTGCTCTGGCCACAAAATCATCAAATGTCTTTTTATGATCTATGACCGAGGCGTAAATTTCGCCTTTGAAATTTTGGTTGGGAACTTTGGTGATGTCTTTGGTTCCTTCGATACCCAAAGTTTGCGCCAGGCGCTTAGCCGGATCAATGGTGAGAACCAAGACTTTCTTTCCTTCTTTTGCCGCAATCACGGCCAATGAAGCCGCAACGGTAGTTTTCCCCACTCCCCCGCTGCCAACACAAATGAGCACTTGGGTGTTTTTAAATATCTCTAGACTCATAAGGTGTCCCCCACTTTTTCTACGAGGGTCCACGGATCGGTTTCAAAAAAAAGTGGTACTGCTTTCATCGCAGCGGCTTTGGCTTGTGCTTTGTTCCACATTTCTTTTTGATGGGTGATCTGATGCTCAAGGTATTCGGCAAATTTTCCTAAATCGGAATTTTCGTTCTGGGTGTTTTTGAGCTCTGCTTCGGAAATAGAGGTTTGCACCATCTTATTCACAATCAGGCTTGCTTCAATTGAAAACTCTGCCTTCAGTCTTTGCAAAAGTTCCGTTGCTTCTTTGACCGGAAGCTCTTCAGGCAAAGTGACAATATGGTATTTAGAAAGATCTGAGTTTCGAAGACATGCATCGATACTACGACTTTGCTCTCCCATCGGACCAAACTGCACGGCTTGCGCCATGCCTTTCGGCGCCTCCAAAAGCGCAATAAAGTGACCCGTTGCAAATGCATCAACGACAAGAACATCAAACGGCAACGGAGGTCCGTGCTGTCGAGGCCCACTGGTTACTTTACCTAGGATCGCAAGTTCGGGAAGACCCGGGGCCACGTTGATGAACGCGCGCATAACGGCGTTTTCAAAAAAGAGTTTTGCCAGACTTTCCACCTTGATCAGATGGCGTGCGTATTCCTGCAAACAGGCTTCCCCGGTCCACAAGGCGACGGATAGATTCTTTTTGATTTCAGTAGGCTTAAAGCCAATGTCCGGAAGATCAAAAAAGTCTTTATAGAAACTTTGATCCCCTAGTTCGACTAAAAGGACCTTTTTTCCCTCTCGACTTTTCTTGAGAGCCAGGGCCGCCGCGACAACCGACTTTCCCACGCCCCCTTTTCCGGTCACAAAGTGAATCTCTTGCTTCATACGTTCTAAGAGTGTCGCTGACCTCCGAAATATAGGCATTACGCGGTGCGATAGCGTTGCCTTCAGTCAGGGACTCTTCTAATATCCATCGGTTTTTATATTAGGAGAAAAAGACATGAAATCGAATGTAGAAAAAGTCTCTAATCTTTCCCGCAAATTGAGCATCGAAGTTCCTGCGGCTGCCGTGGCATCAGCTTTCAATAAAATCTACTCTGGCATCCAAAGAGACGTAACAATCAAAGGGTTCCGCAAAGGTAAAGCGCCTTTGGCAACAATCAAAAGCATTTACGGTGACCGCGTAAAACAAGACGTTGTCCAAGAACTTGTTCAAAAACACTACGCGATGGCATTGAGCGAACACAAACTTGAGCCCATCAGCTATCCAGAATTTGAATTCGCTGATCCAACAGAGAACAAAGACTTCTCTTTCTCTGCAAACTTTGACGTGCGCCCTGAAATCACTTTGAAAAAGTACGAAGGTTTGGAAGTAGAAAAAGAAAAGTTCGAACTTGATAATGCAAAAGTAGATCAAGTTTTGGAAAACATCCGTTCTTCACGTGCTACTTTCGAGACAGTGACTGAAGGTCGCGCTGTTAAAATGGGTGATATCGCAGTTATCGATTTCGAAGGCTTCATGGGTGGCGCGCCACTTGAAAACGGTTCTGGCAAAAACCACCACCTTGAATTGGGCGCAAAACAATTCATCGAAGGTTTTGAAGAAGGCATCGTAGGAATGAAAGCGGGAGAGACTAAAACTCTTTCTTTGAAATTCCCAGATCCATACCACTCTGCAGACCTTGCAGGTAAACCGGTAGAATTCAAAGTTACTTTGAACGAAATCAAAGCAAAAGTATTGCCTGAGTTGAACGACGAGTTCATCAAAACTTTGGGCGGTCCCAGCGATCTAGAAGCTTTGAAAAAGACGATCAAAGAAGATCTTGAACAAACTGAACAAAAACGTATCGACGACGCTTTCAAAAACCGTCTGTTGAAAGTTTTGGTTAAAGAAAACCCAGTTGAAGTTCCTCCATCTTTGTTGAAAGAACAAAAAGCTTCTTTGGTTGAAGACTTCAAAAAACGCATGACTGAACAAGGCATGGGTCCGAATGATTTCGCTTCTTACGTTGATAAATGGGACAGTGATTTCGAAAAAACTGCGGCGGAAATGATTCAATCTTCTTTCTTAGTTGATACTATTGCGAAGAAACACGATTTGTTCGCGAAGAAAGAAGATCTTGATGCTAAATTTCAAGAGTATGCTCAACAAACGAACATCGAAGAAGCACGCATCCGTGAATTCTATGGTCGTCCAGAGCAAGCAAGCCGTTTGACTTACATGATCACAGAAGAAAAAGTGATCGATTTCTTGAAAAAATCAGTAAAGGTTAAAGAAGTACCGGCTGGTTCTTTGAAAGAAGAAGGCAACTAAGCTGACCCTCAAATCTGAAATAAAAAAGGCTCCCCCTGGGAGCCTTTTTTATTTTTCGGGCAAGACTTCCAAAAATGCGTCAGCCTGACGGGATAGCTGATGCGCTCCTTTATGAACGACGTACATTTTGTAACGAATCTTTTTGCCTAACTCCTCAAGCTGCGGGATCACTTTGACCTTAGAATGATAATCCAAAATGAACTCGGGGATAAAGCCTACGCCTAAACCCATTTGTGCCATTGAAACAATCGCTTCCCAGCTTTCGACCTCTACGCCAATGGCAGGCTCGCTGTGGAACCTCTTTTTGTAAACCTGGCGTAACTCTTCAACACCGGGGCTTTCGCGCGTGACCAGGAACTCTGGCTTTTTAAAAGACGCTTTGATTTCTGCACTGGTAATGCAGGCAAAACTTCCTTCCCTCAGGAGCTTTCTTTCTAGTCCCGCAAAGTGACCATCATCAATGACGATACCCAGTTCCGCGCGACCGCTTTTTACTTCACCTACGATAAATGCGACGTCCCCGATCGTCACGTGCAGTTGAATCTTCGGGTAACGTGTTTTTAAATCCTTCAATAGGGAGGGCAGAAGAAATTGCGCCACCGTGGAAGAAGTGGCAAGCGTGACTCTTCCCGCGACTTCACTATTGAGGCTTTGAATCTGATCTTTAAGAAAATCGATTTGCTTAAAAATGCTTTCTGAATTTTCTACAAGGTATTCGCCTTCTTTTGTGAGTTTGAAAGAATTGCGGCTGTGGATGAGAAGATCGCACCCCAAGGACTCTTCAAGCTTGCGAATTGCCTGGCTAATTGCGGACTGGCTGACATTATGAGCTTTCGCTGAAGCGCCCAAGCCGCCAGCTTTTGCCGCTGATATAAAGTATTTTAAATGGTTTAAATTCAATTCCATAGATTAAGTATTACTTAATATTATATTGAATTTAATGAATTTTACTTATTAGTCTAGTCGCGTTAGCTTCCGCGCCAACAGGAGATCTTATGAAATCTTTGATGGCTGTAATCACTCTTTTTTCAGTAAATGCTTTTGCTTCTTATCCCCAATGTTCAATCAATGGCACGATCGTAGACCTTCTTCCAGAAGTTCATCCGCGTGCCGACATCGCCAGCTATGTGTTTGAAGGCGCGGTTTCTGGTGGCCACGTTCGTATTGCTGAAGTTGATGGAAATTATTTTCTATCTATTAGAAAAGACGGACAGTCCGTATTGGTTCAAGGCGAAAATATTAACAACTCATTTGTAATTGCTAATACCGAATTCGCTATTCAGTGCCCATAATCAGGTGATCCCGTGGCTACCGAATCCTTTTCGCTCTGTCATGATACTCTCAACAGTCTCTTTCGAGAAAAAGGTCTGTCGCAAACAGCGGTAGCCGAAAAACTGCATATCTCCACAAAGACGGTTCAGCGCTGGTCAAACCGCACTGCTCGAAGAATTCGCTCTGAGCTGCTGACCAATCTTGCCGCGCTCCTCGAAGTTCCTACTGAACAGCTTATTAAAAATAGCGAAAGCTTTAAGATGCGCCCTCACAACCCTTTGCTTGAGGAGCTTTTACAAGATTCGTATTTGCAATTCGTTCGGGTTACCGACAGCTGGAGCAGCTACTTAAGAATGTTACGTTCATTTCAAAGTGAAGAACTTCCCAGCTCGCAAGCTTTAGGTCTTTTTTTGCAGATGGGTGCCGCAACTCTTCATGTCGGACAAATGCGGGCTAGCCGCTTCTATTTACAAAAAGCCCACGACCTTGCGGTGACTTTGAATGACCCACGGGCTCTGACAAAATGCTATATTTTGTCTGCCTTCCGAGAAGAACAGGCGGGCAGCTTAAGTGTCGCACTTTTACATCTCGAAAAAGCTCAAGGTTTTTTAAAATCCACGAATTCATTGTCTTTAGAGGCCGACTTTCATTTTTGTTATGGCCGGATCCATGCCCATCTTCGCAACTTTCACATGGCTAAAACGGCTTTTCGCAAATGCCTCTTGATCGCTGTAAAAAATAAATTCATGGCTCGCGCAGCCGTGACGTATTTAGAGCTGGCTCATTTGCAGTTTAAATTTGGCTTTTATAAACAATCTTACCTGTCATTTCAGCGTACGTTGAAATATGCACAGAAGAGCGGATGGGCGCACGGGATTTCCGTTGCAAAAGTCGGTTTGAATCTTGTTCAAAGTATTAAAACGAAGTCCCACTTTCCACAGCTCACAAAAAATTTGATGTTCGCCAATACGAAAGTTGACGTACGACTTGAAGACCTTTTGTTTCAAGGTGCCGTATTAAATGGTGACATGGAAAGTGCTAATAAGATGGCATTAGCACGTATTAAAAAATCCCGCACAACACCTTTGCATTTTGCTTACGCAATCTTAGATGCCCAAGTTCTTGCAGAAAAGAATCCATCGAATTATTCTTTCAGGGAAAGTCTGCTGTCTAAAGCCCGGGATACACTGAAAAGAAATGGGATCCCCGCTAATTAATCTTGAGGATA
This window contains:
- a CDS encoding tetratricopeptide repeat protein, coding for MKKYLILLPFMLAGCATILGKRSATEDEQAVILAKRAAEEAELKNAERVLEKGRFKEAQILFKDFYGRHQQSSFYQAARLGEAEALDGMEEYQQAASLYRDVYLRTIQSQPQIAALALYKMSFTYEALGDDEKTIAALLDARKLSEHLPLEVAEAEIPARLAAIYGRQGREQETVDYLGQADKGIAKVLQEQRPQLQPGWLAKTYFQMGLVSTNQISEENFSEFAQGQRWIQVYLFKAMKQNDETWSLRAQEELQNVYRDLFTLVESSKNRDVQSRLGGDLLDLMDQAELYKPILGQKETTYEKNFFGYLAEVRKKLDNVLYGSGETMSLTEESQRLNSIKRAGRVKPDSLLPEEQKSPIPLPPKVVPEEDPNL
- a CDS encoding ArsA family ATPase → MSLEIFKNTQVLICVGSGGVGKTTVAASLAVIAAKEGKKVLVLTIDPAKRLAQTLGIEGTKDITKVPNQNFKGEIYASVIDHKKTFDDFVARAAKKSEAVQKIYQNRLYQQLSTNLSGSQEFTALEKLYSVYESKQFDLIILDTPPTKHAIDFLQAPQKLSALFNEGVAKWFRDPEGKKSGFFGQLLQTGTRQVLKILETLTGSNFIRELGDFFLNIEQWQSQLLKRTVDVHRMLVSPTTHFCLVTAFDQAKLKEAEYFSKEIKKGGYHLTTVVLNRVFPYWLDLRSAQKDQNGHEELLRLYSQMRSYYNQKEVLYSKFESSIKKDARVFRIPDLVKDISDLKGLEELSALIVEGEKRA
- a CDS encoding ArsA family ATPase; the encoded protein is MKQEIHFVTGKGGVGKSVVAAALALKKSREGKKVLLVELGDQSFYKDFFDLPDIGFKPTEIKKNLSVALWTGEACLQEYARHLIKVESLAKLFFENAVMRAFINVAPGLPELAILGKVTSGPRQHGPPLPFDVLVVDAFATGHFIALLEAPKGMAQAVQFGPMGEQSRSIDACLRNSDLSKYHIVTLPEELPVKEATELLQRLKAEFSIEASLIVNKMVQTSISEAELKNTQNENSDLGKFAEYLEHQITHQKEMWNKAQAKAAAMKAVPLFFETDPWTLVEKVGDTL
- the tig gene encoding trigger factor — encoded protein: MKSNVEKVSNLSRKLSIEVPAAAVASAFNKIYSGIQRDVTIKGFRKGKAPLATIKSIYGDRVKQDVVQELVQKHYAMALSEHKLEPISYPEFEFADPTENKDFSFSANFDVRPEITLKKYEGLEVEKEKFELDNAKVDQVLENIRSSRATFETVTEGRAVKMGDIAVIDFEGFMGGAPLENGSGKNHHLELGAKQFIEGFEEGIVGMKAGETKTLSLKFPDPYHSADLAGKPVEFKVTLNEIKAKVLPELNDEFIKTLGGPSDLEALKKTIKEDLEQTEQKRIDDAFKNRLLKVLVKENPVEVPPSLLKEQKASLVEDFKKRMTEQGMGPNDFASYVDKWDSDFEKTAAEMIQSSFLVDTIAKKHDLFAKKEDLDAKFQEYAQQTNIEEARIREFYGRPEQASRLTYMITEEKVIDFLKKSVKVKEVPAGSLKEEGN
- a CDS encoding LysR family transcriptional regulator gives rise to the protein MELNLNHLKYFISAAKAGGLGASAKAHNVSQSAISQAIRKLEESLGCDLLIHSRNSFKLTKEGEYLVENSESIFKQIDFLKDQIQSLNSEVAGRVTLATSSTVAQFLLPSLLKDLKTRYPKIQLHVTIGDVAFIVGEVKSGRAELGIVIDDGHFAGLERKLLREGSFACITSAEIKASFKKPEFLVTRESPGVEELRQVYKKRFHSEPAIGVEVESWEAIVSMAQMGLGVGFIPEFILDYHSKVKVIPQLEELGKKIRYKMYVVHKGAHQLSRQADAFLEVLPEK
- a CDS encoding helix-turn-helix domain-containing protein yields the protein MATESFSLCHDTLNSLFREKGLSQTAVAEKLHISTKTVQRWSNRTARRIRSELLTNLAALLEVPTEQLIKNSESFKMRPHNPLLEELLQDSYLQFVRVTDSWSSYLRMLRSFQSEELPSSQALGLFLQMGAATLHVGQMRASRFYLQKAHDLAVTLNDPRALTKCYILSAFREEQAGSLSVALLHLEKAQGFLKSTNSLSLEADFHFCYGRIHAHLRNFHMAKTAFRKCLLIAVKNKFMARAAVTYLELAHLQFKFGFYKQSYLSFQRTLKYAQKSGWAHGISVAKVGLNLVQSIKTKSHFPQLTKNLMFANTKVDVRLEDLLFQGAVLNGDMESANKMALARIKKSRTTPLHFAYAILDAQVLAEKNPSNYSFRESLLSKARDTLKRNGIPAN